The proteins below are encoded in one region of Chelmon rostratus isolate fCheRos1 chromosome 21, fCheRos1.pri, whole genome shotgun sequence:
- the LOC121625212 gene encoding serum amyloid P-component-like has translation MEQRLFLLALLSTTYAAQQDLSEKLFSFPLGKATSYVKLIPSVDQPITALTVCMRFYSSLTRAQTLFSLAVPSEYNAFLLYKVSVGVYRLHVNGAALDINGLPDETDEWNSICWSWDSSNGLTVLWVNGKRSTRNILQPKATLTGTPSIILGQDQDSYGGGFDQNQSFVGDITDVHLWNSVIAPCEIRSYMEGNAFSPGNVLSWKSLQYSITDTVYVDNSDSDKLICY, from the exons ATGGAACAGCGACTGTTTTTACTGGCTTTGCTCAGCACTACTTATGCTGCACAACAAG ATCTTTCAGAGAAGCTTTTCAGCTTTCCACTGGGCAAGGCAACTTCATACGTTAAGCTCATTCCGAGTGTTGACCAGCCCATTACAGCTTTGACTGTATGCATGAGGTTTTACTCTTCACTGACCAGAGCCCAGACTCTGTTCTCCCTAGCAGTCCCATCTGAGTACAACGCCTTTCTGCTCTACAAGGTCTCTGTAGGTGTGTACAGGCTGCACGTCAATGGGGCGGCTCTCGATATCAACGGGCTGCCCGATGAGACAGACGAATGGAACTCCATTTGCTGGTCGTGGGATTCCTCCAATGGCTTGACAGTGCTGTGGGTCAACGGAAAGCGGAGCACTCGAAATATTCTCCAGCCCAAAGCCACTCTTACTGGTACTCCCAGTATAATTCTGGGTCAAGATCAAGACAGTTATGGTGGAGGCTTTGACCAGAATCAGTCCTTCGTAGGGGACATCACGGATGTCCACCTCTGGAACAGTGTCATTGCTCCTTGTGAAATCAGGTCATACATGGAGGGCAATGCTTTCTCTCCCGGAAATGTTCTCAGCTGGAAAAGCCTGCAGTACTCCATCACAGACACTGTGTATGTGGACAACAGTGACTCTGATAAACTGATCTGCTATTAG
- the naglu gene encoding alpha-N-acetylglucosaminidase, translating into MSLRSDRCLVLLVVFGLSVTAYCTFPTLDHIKPKASDKAQGRAVVELLKRLLGNRSTEFIVSVNRSLSNDSLDVCELRSTKNNKIVATGSTGVAVASGIYNYLKYFCNCHVSWSGDQLDLPRPLPKLTGVLRINTQHRFRYYQNVCTFSYSSVWWDWTRWEREIDWMALNGINLPLAFTGQEALWQEVYRALGLNQSEIEEFFSGPAFLAWNRMGNMFKFGGPLPQSWHVKQLYLQFKILERMRSFGMIPVLPAFSGNIPKGILRLYPEANVTRLGPWSHFNCSFSCSYMLDPQDPLFLQIGSLYLSQVVKQFGTDHIYNTDTFNEMTPPSPDPIYLSAVSRSVFASMTAVDPQAIWLMQGWLFFSDAAFWKPAQIQALLHGVPLGRMIVLDLFAETEPIFSYTESFYGQPFIWCMLQNFGGNSGFFGTVESINSGPFKALHFPNSTLVGIGMTPEGIEQNPVMYELMSELAWRKEPVNLSKWVSLYAARRYGSTQENLTAAWRLLFASVYNCTVPHYKNHNHSPLVRRPSFHMNSDLWYDPAALYKAWRLMIETAPSLMSKETFRYDLVDVTRQVLQVMTTSFYQDIADAFQKQRLPELLTAGGVLVYDLLPELNSLLNSDRNFLLGTWLERARSLALDEKEAQLYDMNARNQLTLWGPTGEILDYASKEWGGLMEDYYAQRWGLFVHTLVECLDSGRPFKQDAFNQAVFQVEKGFIYNNRRYPTKPQGNTYEIARRIFLKYYPQALKRL; encoded by the exons ATGTCGCTTAGAAGCGACCGTTGCCTCGTCCTGCTCGTCGTGTTCGGTCTCTCTGTAACCGCCTACTGTACGTTTCCCACCCTAGACCACATCAAACCGAAAGCCAGCGACAAGGCTCAGGGGAGAGCAGTGGTCGAGCTGCTAAAACGCCTGCTCGGAAACAGATCTACGGAGTTCATAGTGTCAGTGAACAGGAGCCTTTCCAACGACAGTCTGGACGTGTGCGAGCTGAGGTCCACTAAAAACAACAAGATAGTCGCGACAGGCAGCACCGGAGTGGCCGTGGCCTCTGGCATTTACAactatttgaaatatttctgcaaCTGCCATGTTTCCTGGTCTGGTGACCAGCTAGATCTGCCCCGTCCTTTGCCAAAGCTCACCGGCGTCCTGCGCATCAACACCCAGCATAG ATTCCGGTATTACCAGAACGTGTGCACTTTTAGCTATTCCTCCGTGTGGTGGGACTGGACTAGATGGGAGCGAGAGATCGACTGGATGGCGCTCAATGGAATCAATCTGCCGCTGGCTTTTACTGGCCAAGAAGCCCTGTGGCAAGAG GTTTACCGAGCTCTCGGGTTGAACCAGTCAGAGATTGAGGAGTTCTTCTCTGGCCCCGCCTTTCTGGCCTGGAACCGTATGGGAAACATGTTCAAGTTTGGTGGACCTCTGCCGCAGTCCTGGCATGTGAAACAGCTCTATCTCCAA TTTAAAATCTTAGAGCGAATGAGATCCTTCGGCATGATTCCTGTGCTGCCAGCCTTCTCTGGCAACATTCCCAAGGGAATCCTCAG GTTATATCCAGAAGCCAATGTAACTAGACTGGGGCCTTGGTCTCATTTCAACTGCAGCTTCTCATGCTCCTATATGTTAGACCCTCAGGACCCACTTTTCCTCCAGATCGGTTCCCTCTATCTGTCCCAGGTGGTGAAGCAGTTTGGTACAGACCACATCTACAACACTGACACGTTCAATGAAATGACTCCACCTTCTCCTGACCCCATCTACCTGTCTGCAGTCAGTCGCTCCGTCTTTGCCTCTATGACCGCAG TTGATCCTCAGGCAATTTGGCTGATGCAAGGTTGGCTTTTCTTCAGTGATGCAGCGTTCTGGAAGCCAGCCCAGATTCAGGCCCTACTACATGGAGTGCCCCTCGGAAGAATGATCGTGCTGGACCTGTTTGCAGAGACTGAGCCAATTTTCTCCTACACTGAGTCTTTCTATGGGCAGCCTTTCATCTGGTGCATGCTGCAGAACTTTGGGGGCAACAGTGGATTCTTTGGCACAGTGGAGAGCATCAATTCAGGGCCCTTCAAAGCCTTACATTTCCCAAACTCCACCCTGGTGGGCATAGGCATGACACCTGAGGGCATTGAGCAGAATCCTGTGATGTACGAGTTGATGAGCGAGTTGGCTTGGCGCAAGGAGCCGGTCAACTTGTCCAAGTGGGTGTCACTGTATGCAGCACGGCGCTATGGCAGCACACAAGAGAACCTGACTGCTGCATGGAGGCTCCTGTTTGCCAGCGTCTACAACTGCACAGTGCCACATTACAAAAACCACAACCATAGCCCACTGGTGCGCCGGCCTTCCTTTCATATGAATTCTGACCTTTGGTATGACCCAGCTGCCTTGTACAAAGCCTGGAGACTGATGATTGAGACAGCTCCATCTCTCATGTCCAAGGAGACCTTCCGATATGATCTTGTGGATGTCACACGGCAGGTCCTTCAAGTCATGACCACATCCTTTTACCAGGATATTGCAGATGCCTTCCAGAAACAAAGGCTGCCGGAGCTGCTGACTGCAGGTGGGGTTCTGGTCTATGACCTCTTGCCTGAGCTCAATAGTTTGCTGAATAGCGACCGCAACTTCCTGTTGGGGACATGGCTGGAGCGGGCCCGATCCTTAGCCCTAGATGAGAAGGAGGCACAGCTCTATGACATGAATGCCAGAAACCAGCTCACTCTATGGGGTCCCACCGGTGAGATCCTGGACTATGCCAGCAAAGAGTGGGGAGGCCTCATGGAGGACTACTACGCCCAGCGGTGGGGCCTGTTTGTTCACACCTTGGTGGAGTGTCTAGACAGCGGACGACCATTCAAACAGGACGCCTTTAACCAGGCAGTTTTCCAGGTAGAAAAGGGATTCATTTACAACAACCGAAGGTACCCGACCAAGCCTCAGGGAAACACATACGAGATCGCCCGCAGGATCTTCCTCAAGTACTACCCACAGGCCTTGAAGAGACTATAG